The DNA region GACTACCGCCTTACTCCCCACTGGTCCTTCCTGGCGGACACGCGCGGCGAGCGCACGGAGACACAGGAACACGCCCTCGTCGAGTTCGAGGACGGGCGGCTGGGCGTCTTCCACTGGACGAGCGTGGGCTACGACTCGCCCCTGCGCTGGTGGCGGAGCAGCCGCTTCCTCGCCGAAAAGGGCATGGGCGTGACGGTGGGCATGGCCCACAGCCAGGACGAGCGCCTGACCCTCCTCACCCCCGACGGCGAGGCGCCGCAGTTCATCACGCTGGAGCGCCGCCTGGAACGCAACGACGGCGGCGCCCTGCGCTCCATCGTCGCCCACACCGGGGACCCAGGGCACCCCACCGTCGTCTGGGACAACCCCTTCGCCAGCGCCCGCAAGGGCCACAACCCCCAATGGCACGACGACGAGATCGCGGTGGCGAGCTGCCTGATGAGCCTGGTGGACGCGGTGCACACCGGGGGCGAGCCGACCTACGGCGGGGAGCAGGCGCGGCTCGACCAGGAGATCGTGCTGGCGATGCAGCAGTCGTCGCGGGAGGGCGGGCAGCCAGTGGAGTTGCCGCTGGAGCGGTGAGGGTTGAGCGACGGGTGCTCGCGGCCCCCCACCCCTCACGACCGATCAATCCGCCGGGTTGTACCAGTTGCGGTCCCAGCGGTGCCCGTACAGCCGCGCCACCTGCTCGGCGGGCAGGCCGCGCCCGTCGGCGAGGGCGGCGTTGCGCTCCACGTTGCGCACGCTCCGCATCCCCACGATGACCGTGCTGACGGCGGGGTGGCTCAGCACGAAGCGCAACGCCGTCTCGGGAAGCTGATTCGCCGTGATCCCCAGGTCCTCCTCGATGGCGCGCAGGTGAGACTGCAACTCGACCTTGCGGTCACCGCCGAAGTAGTTGTTGCGCCAGTCGTCCTCCGGGAAGGTGGTGCCGGGCGTGATCGTCCCCGTCAGGCCGCCCTCGTCGAGCGCGACGCGGACGATCACGCCCACCCCATTCGCCCGGCAGGCGTCGAGCAGGCGGTCCTGCGGCGACTGGTCGAA from Deinococcus aetherius includes:
- a CDS encoding Gfo/Idh/MocA family protein codes for the protein MPEPLRVAIVGTAARSDYLYGPIVQALPEHVTLVGVWGRGEESARRLGESLGVPHFTDLGRLIRETGAQVGIVSVAYAANGEVGLMAVEHGLHVLLETPIAHDLREADAIIGAARSRGLKVEVAEQFHRRPPEQIKLRLIESGVFGRVYSSFSDFAGHGYHGVSVMRSYLGFGARPVRVVGMVRDYRLTPHWSFLADTRGERTETQEHALVEFEDGRLGVFHWTSVGYDSPLRWWRSSRFLAEKGMGVTVGMAHSQDERLTLLTPDGEAPQFITLERRLERNDGGALRSIVAHTGDPGHPTVVWDNPFASARKGHNPQWHDDEIAVASCLMSLVDAVHTGGEPTYGGEQARLDQEIVLAMQQSSREGGQPVELPLER